Proteins co-encoded in one Nicotiana sylvestris chromosome 7, ASM39365v2, whole genome shotgun sequence genomic window:
- the LOC138874038 gene encoding uncharacterized protein, which yields MTSSLPAVTVVVAALPQAVLTPSTVPLITVQHTEINLVGTEMMKRVSHTEQLMHEYQVEPDNWREQYESLQIDMEVSEESKCTLEQQVNLLTSELAVEKASSNQAGKDKNLLETSFFEQLSKASEEIRELKAILNEKEVYVGELVQTLTQTQEDLRESSDKVRSLESSRASLQTSYDFALAENEKLKSEIAEWEKDYEILEDKTAIEVSWAFLNIRHDTLVEVSQENFNLEAELAKIRETIEKTQHSQDFPSPVAETSGNIEDDMGTVNVPIPSSQLEPTAADDPALVPSSTPQ from the exons ATGACATCTTCTCTACCTGCCGTGACTGTTGTCGTTGCTGCTCTGCCTCAGGCTGTTTTGACTCCTTCCACAGTTCCTCTTATAACTGTTCAACACACTGAG ATCAACCTCGTTGGTACAGAAATGATGAAGAGGGTTTCTCACACAGAGCAATTAATGCATGAGTATCAAGTTGAACCAGACAACTGGAGAGAGCAATATGAAAGCCTTCAAATTGATATGGAAGTGTCAGAAGAGAGCAAGTGCACCTTAGAGCAGCAGGTAAACCTTTTAACTTCAGAGTTGGCGGTTGAAAAAGCTTCCTCAAACCAAGCTGGTAAAGATAAGAATCTCCTTGAGACATCTTTTTTCGAGCAACTCTCCAAGGctagtgaagaaatcagagagttGAAGGCTATCTTAAATGAAAAAGAAGTGTATGTCGGTGAACTTGTGCAAACTCTGACTCAGACTCAAGAAGACCTCCGGGAGTCTTCTGATAAAGTTCGTTCCTTAGAAAGTTCGCGTGCTTCTCTTCAAACTTCTTACGATTTTGCCTTGGCTGAGAATGAGAAGCTTAAAAGTGAAATTGCTGAATGGGAGAAAGATTACGAGATTCTTGAGGACAAGACCgcaattgaagtgagttgggcgtttTTAAATATTCGCCATGATACCCTTGTGGAAGTTAGCCAAGAGAACTTTAACTTGGAAGCTGAGTTAGCTAAAATAAGAGAAACTATTGAAAAGACTCAGCATAGCCAAGACTTTCCCTCTCCCGTGGCTGAAACTTCTGGAAATATTGAAGATGATATGGGTACGGTGAATGTTCCAATTCCTTCAAGTCAACTTGAGCCTACTGCTGCTGATGACCCTGCTTTGGTTCCTTCTTCAACTCCTCAGTGA
- the LOC138874037 gene encoding uncharacterized protein has product MVGERVLLRVSPTKGVMRFGKKGKLSLRFIVPFEILRRVGEVAYELVLPHSLAGVHLVFHVSMLRRYHGDSSHVLDFSSVQLDKDLCYVEEPVAILDMQVRKLRSKNIASVKVQYRGQSVEEATWETEQDMRSRYPHLFTTLGMSLCSFEDERMFKCRRM; this is encoded by the coding sequence atggttggagagcgggttctgcttcgggtatcACCTacaaagggcgttatgagatttgggaagaaagggaagttgagtctgaggtttattgtcccttttgagatattgaggcgtgttggggaggttgcttatgagcttgtgtTACCTcacagcttggcaggagttcatttggtgtttcatgtttcgatgctccgtaGGTATCATGGTGattcgtcgcacgtgttggatttcagttcagtccagttggacaaggatctatgttatgttgaggagccagtggcaatattggacatgcaggttagaaaactaaggtcaaagaacattgcttcggtaaaggttcagtacCGGGGAcagtcggtcgaggaggcaacctgggagaccgagcaggatatgcgcagccgttaccctcatcttttcactactttaggtatgtctctatgctcgttcgaggacgaacgaatgtttaaatgtaggaggatgtga